Proteins from one Sphingomonas sp. HF-S4 genomic window:
- the wecB gene encoding non-hydrolyzing UDP-N-acetylglucosamine 2-epimerase, which yields MSIKVMLVFGTRPEAIKMAPLALLLASDPRFECRICVTGQHRQMLDQVLRLFNLDVAHDLAIMRPKQDLSDVTAAVLLGMRDVLREFTPDIVLIHGDTATTFSASLAAYYHQIPVGHVEAGLRTGNLYSPWPEEGNRKLTGALATLHFAPTVSSAANLHREGVDEAAILVTGNTVIDALLQVVGRLRENGELRAAIARDLPPLSDDRRMVLVTGHRRESFGGGFERICEALATVAADFPDVDIVYPVHLNPSVQEPVNRLLAGIPNVHLIAPQDYLPFVYLMDRAHLLLTDSGGVQEEAPSLGKPVLVMRDTTERPEAVEAGTVKLVGTNVEAIVAAIRQLLTDQAEYARMSFAHNPYGDGAASGRIVDGLIAWSLGRALNEGPDA from the coding sequence ATGTCGATCAAAGTGATGCTGGTCTTTGGGACGCGTCCCGAAGCGATCAAAATGGCGCCGCTCGCGCTGCTACTCGCCAGTGACCCTCGGTTCGAATGCCGGATCTGCGTGACCGGCCAGCACCGCCAGATGCTCGATCAAGTGCTCCGTCTATTCAACCTCGACGTTGCCCATGACCTTGCGATCATGCGCCCGAAACAGGATCTGAGCGACGTAACCGCTGCGGTGCTGCTCGGGATGCGTGACGTGTTGCGGGAATTCACGCCGGATATCGTCCTGATCCATGGCGACACCGCAACGACGTTCTCGGCAAGCCTGGCAGCCTATTATCATCAGATTCCCGTGGGCCATGTCGAAGCCGGGCTCCGGACAGGCAACCTTTATTCTCCCTGGCCCGAGGAGGGTAATCGCAAGCTGACCGGGGCGCTCGCAACATTGCACTTCGCTCCGACCGTCTCGTCGGCGGCCAATTTGCACCGCGAAGGCGTTGACGAGGCAGCGATCCTGGTGACCGGGAACACGGTGATTGATGCGTTGCTCCAGGTGGTCGGTCGCCTGCGCGAGAATGGCGAACTGCGCGCTGCGATCGCGCGTGATCTGCCGCCCCTGTCCGACGATCGACGCATGGTTCTCGTGACCGGGCATCGCCGCGAAAGCTTCGGCGGCGGGTTCGAGCGGATTTGCGAGGCGCTCGCGACGGTCGCGGCCGACTTCCCCGACGTCGACATCGTCTATCCCGTCCATCTGAACCCGAGCGTCCAGGAACCGGTCAATCGACTGCTCGCCGGCATCCCGAACGTTCACCTCATCGCGCCCCAAGACTATCTTCCGTTCGTGTACCTGATGGATCGGGCGCATCTGCTGCTGACCGATTCCGGCGGGGTCCAGGAGGAGGCGCCCTCGCTGGGCAAACCGGTGCTGGTGATGCGGGATACCACGGAACGTCCCGAGGCCGTGGAGGCCGGCACGGTCAAGCTGGTGGGCACCAATGTCGAAGCAATTGTGGCAGCGATCCGCCAGCTACTTACCGACCAAGCCGAATATGCCCGGATGAGCTTCGCGCATAATCCCTATGGTGATGGCGCCGCAAGCGGCCGGATCGTCGATGGCCTGATCGCCTGGTCGCTAGGACGAGCCCTGAACGAAGGACCTGACGCGTAA
- a CDS encoding polysaccharide biosynthesis protein, translated as MVESIVTPLLALPRVLKRVISIVVDTAFCTLAVWLAYYLRLGEFVTLAGRPTVAVIASVCLAIPMFVVFGLYRAVLRYAGQGIIWATIGACASYGIVYASIFSMYGVESIPRTVGIIQPLLLFALVFLSRTGASYWLGGAYRKLSRPAPSDRTLIYGAGMSGQQLAAAITDAGSMKVVGFLDDNRSLHGRTVGGVRVYDPCALDTILTRFDIHHVLLAIPSASRKRRNDIIAELREAQVEVRTLPGVLDLANGTVKIDDLRPLSIDDLLSREPVPPESERLSRKVSGQVVLVTGAGGSIGSELTRQVMALNPSRLLLIETSEYALYSIHRELEDLNSAGCELVPLLGSVTDRERMAEIFRTWRPQQVYHAAAFKHVPLVEHNIVEGVRNNALGTLVVAQLALEYGVDNFVLVSTDKAVRPSNTMGASKRLAELILQGLASTGPQTCFSMVRFGNVLGSSGSVVPLFREQIRNGGPVTITHVEMTRYFMTIPEAAQLVMQAGAMAQGGEVFVLDMGEPVRILDLARNMIELSGLTVSDAEGGGGDIQIRAIGLRPGEKLYEELLIGNDPQPTEHPRIMMATEKCMSWPVLQEHLDSMSGHIAAHDVVEIRRLLLQLVEEFTPSDGLVDWIHLAADLRQGKE; from the coding sequence ATGGTTGAATCGATTGTTACGCCCCTGCTCGCGTTGCCGCGAGTCTTGAAGCGAGTCATTTCGATTGTCGTCGATACGGCGTTCTGCACGCTGGCAGTCTGGCTGGCATATTATCTCCGCCTAGGCGAGTTCGTGACTCTGGCTGGCCGGCCGACTGTGGCGGTCATCGCGTCGGTGTGCCTGGCTATTCCGATGTTCGTCGTGTTCGGGCTGTACCGTGCAGTGCTGCGCTATGCCGGGCAGGGAATCATCTGGGCGACCATCGGCGCCTGCGCGAGCTACGGAATCGTCTACGCGTCGATCTTCTCGATGTACGGGGTCGAGAGCATTCCGCGCACGGTGGGGATCATCCAGCCGCTGCTGCTCTTCGCGCTGGTCTTTCTGTCGCGTACCGGTGCCAGCTACTGGTTGGGCGGCGCGTATCGCAAGCTGAGCCGACCCGCCCCCTCGGATCGCACGTTGATCTATGGCGCGGGGATGTCGGGCCAGCAGCTAGCCGCGGCCATTACTGATGCCGGCAGCATGAAGGTCGTCGGTTTCCTCGACGACAACCGATCCCTGCACGGCCGCACCGTCGGTGGTGTGCGGGTCTATGATCCATGCGCGCTCGATACGATTCTTACGCGGTTCGACATCCACCATGTGCTGCTCGCGATCCCGTCGGCCTCGCGCAAGCGCCGCAACGACATCATCGCGGAGCTACGCGAGGCGCAGGTCGAGGTACGCACCTTGCCCGGCGTACTCGATCTCGCGAACGGGACGGTCAAGATCGACGACTTGCGTCCACTGTCGATCGACGATCTGCTGAGCCGCGAGCCGGTTCCCCCGGAAAGCGAACGGCTGTCCCGCAAGGTATCCGGCCAGGTGGTGTTGGTTACCGGCGCCGGCGGATCGATCGGCAGCGAGCTTACCCGCCAGGTGATGGCACTCAATCCCAGCCGCCTGCTGCTAATCGAAACCAGCGAATATGCGCTATACTCGATCCACCGCGAGCTTGAGGACCTGAACAGTGCAGGTTGCGAGCTGGTGCCGCTGCTCGGATCGGTCACCGATCGGGAACGCATGGCGGAGATCTTCCGCACCTGGCGCCCACAGCAGGTCTATCATGCCGCAGCATTCAAGCATGTACCTCTGGTCGAGCACAATATCGTGGAAGGCGTGCGAAACAACGCGCTCGGAACGTTGGTGGTCGCGCAGCTCGCGCTCGAATATGGCGTCGACAATTTCGTCCTGGTCAGCACCGACAAGGCGGTACGTCCGTCAAACACGATGGGCGCTTCCAAGCGCCTCGCCGAGTTGATCCTGCAGGGACTTGCCTCGACGGGGCCACAGACCTGTTTCTCGATGGTCCGTTTCGGCAACGTCCTCGGCTCGAGCGGGTCGGTCGTGCCACTTTTCCGCGAGCAGATCCGCAATGGCGGCCCGGTGACGATCACCCATGTCGAAATGACGCGCTATTTCATGACGATCCCGGAGGCAGCGCAATTGGTCATGCAGGCCGGCGCCATGGCGCAGGGCGGCGAGGTCTTTGTCTTGGACATGGGGGAACCCGTGCGGATCCTGGATCTCGCCCGCAACATGATCGAGCTGTCCGGCCTGACGGTGAGTGACGCGGAAGGCGGCGGTGGCGACATCCAGATTCGCGCAATCGGCCTGCGGCCGGGAGAGAAGCTTTACGAGGAACTGCTGATCGGCAACGATCCGCAACCGACCGAACATCCCCGTATCATGATGGCTACGGAGAAGTGTATGTCCTGGCCAGTGCTTCAGGAGCATCTCGACAGCATGAGCGGTCATATCGCGGCGCACGACGTTGTCGAGATCCGGCGGTTGCTCTTGCAGCTAGTCGAAGAATTCACGCCAAGCGACGGACTGGTGGACTGGATACACCTGGCTGCGGACCTGCGGCAGGGGAAGGAGTGA
- a CDS encoding DegT/DnrJ/EryC1/StrS family aminotransferase: MIGSKSIWPSFTEEEADAVAAVIRSNRVNYWTGEIGRAFEREFAVWTGSSRAVALANGTLALDVALKALGIGAGDEVIVTPRTFIASISCVVNAGATPIFADVDRDSGNISAATIEGCITDRTRAIIPVHLAGWPCDMDAIMELANRHGIAVIEDCAQAHGARVGDRSVGSIGHVGAWSFCQDKIMTTGGEGGMVTTNDPALWSSMWSFKDHGKSWEAVYERTHPPGFRWVHDSFGTNWRMLEVQAAIGRIQLGRVASWTLRRTEIAMRFAEALAPFESAVRAPLPGPKQTHAFYRFYAYVRPEGLAPDWSRDRIVEALVAEGVQVLHGTCSEVYLEKAFDGTPFKPVERLPIARELGETSLMFLTHPTMEDAELDRAVTAIRSVLTKAAK, from the coding sequence ATGATTGGTAGCAAAAGCATTTGGCCGAGCTTCACCGAGGAGGAAGCCGATGCCGTGGCGGCAGTGATCCGATCCAATCGGGTCAATTACTGGACCGGCGAGATCGGCCGTGCCTTCGAGCGCGAGTTTGCAGTCTGGACGGGGTCGAGCCGTGCCGTGGCGCTCGCCAACGGGACGCTCGCCCTCGATGTCGCGCTCAAGGCGCTCGGGATCGGCGCGGGAGACGAAGTGATCGTGACGCCGCGCACCTTTATCGCCTCGATCTCCTGCGTCGTGAACGCGGGTGCAACGCCGATATTCGCCGACGTCGACCGCGACAGCGGCAACATCAGTGCGGCGACGATCGAGGGTTGCATCACCGATCGCACGCGCGCGATCATCCCGGTGCACCTCGCCGGATGGCCCTGCGACATGGACGCCATCATGGAACTGGCGAACCGCCACGGCATCGCCGTAATCGAGGATTGCGCACAGGCGCATGGCGCGCGGGTCGGCGATCGCAGCGTGGGCAGCATCGGCCATGTCGGTGCGTGGTCGTTCTGTCAGGACAAGATCATGACCACCGGTGGAGAAGGGGGTATGGTCACGACCAACGATCCGGCGCTCTGGTCGTCGATGTGGTCGTTCAAGGATCATGGCAAGAGCTGGGAAGCAGTGTACGAGCGCACGCACCCGCCCGGTTTTCGCTGGGTGCATGATAGCTTCGGCACCAACTGGCGTATGCTGGAAGTGCAGGCGGCGATCGGGCGCATCCAGTTGGGGCGTGTGGCATCGTGGACCTTGCGCCGTACCGAGATCGCGATGCGCTTTGCCGAAGCGCTCGCGCCGTTCGAATCTGCCGTGCGGGCTCCGCTTCCCGGTCCGAAGCAGACTCATGCTTTCTATCGCTTCTACGCCTATGTTCGGCCCGAAGGCCTCGCCCCGGACTGGTCACGGGATCGCATCGTCGAGGCGCTCGTCGCAGAGGGTGTGCAGGTATTGCACGGCACCTGTTCCGAGGTCTATCTCGAAAAGGCGTTCGACGGTACCCCGTTCAAGCCGGTCGAGCGTTTGCCCATCGCGCGCGAACTCGGCGAAACCAGCCTGATGTTCCTCACCCATCCGACGATGGAGGATGCCGAACTGGATCGCGCCGTCACTGCGATCCGGTCTGTGCTCACAAAAGCCGCTAA